One Sphingobacteruim zhuxiongii DNA window includes the following coding sequences:
- a CDS encoding efflux RND transporter permease subunit, producing the protein MISEVFIKRPVTAMVISILITIIGAISITTLPISQYPNIAPPTVSVMANYTGADAQTVEKTVTTPIESQINGTPGMIYMSSNSTSDGGSRITVTFEVGTDIDIATLDVQNRVSIAEPVLPEAVRRLGVTTRKVNTDILMMVSLTSPDGSRDANFLSNYVNLYLKDALLRVKGVGDVQAFGQPFAMRVWLDANKLTNLGLTPSDVSTAIAEQNSRMAGGSVGARPQENAQVFEYPIILDSDLEEVEDFENIVVKTNTDGSIVLLKDVSRIELGQFNYGITTKVNGETTSGMMISQTPGGNAVETADGIYKSLEELKKSFPKGVDYVVAYETVSVVNASISSVIHTLIEALILVTLVVFFFLQSWRATLIPLLAIPVSIIGTFIFFTLFGFSVNNLTMLAFVLAIGIVVDDAIVVVEAVQHYIDHYKMDAKEATRHAMKDITAPVIAIALILAAVFVPVGFIPGMVGQLYQQFAITIAVSVMLSAFIALSLTPALCSIMLKPTAIHKDSKGLNKFFYKFNIWFDKVTYRYSKGVKKVIKAAPLAMILLVCLFVGTGLMFNNKKTGFIPAEDAGIFFMGVNLPEGASSARTEAVLKELSEDLRKTFPEIQYVTAINGMNLLNRSAKPNGASLFVSLHPWEKREKTVSDITGAIMGKYRGYTKASVIAATPPPIPGLGSSGGFTMEIQDRQTVDIKQFEGMIGKFLVAANQRPEIGMAYTLFNSNSPNYKLNVDREMAKRMGVPLNTIYSTISAYMGSSYVNDFTKYGRNFRVVTQADTSYRMHIEDLNKLYVKNVKGQPVPLTNLVRYDLITNPSIVNHFNIFRSIQLSGEAAPGYSSGDAIKALEEVAAQTLTDGYSYEFSGISLQEKQSGSKTIQIFALCILFVFLLLASLYESWSVPFSILLSVPLGVFGAILALTLLPKLDNNIFAQIGLVTIIGLAAKNAILIVEFAKERVDIGMNLVDATLDAVKLRLRPIIMTSLAFILGIIPLMLSTGAGAVSRQTIGWTVFGGMTAATFLAIFFVPVLFVVITRLAYGKKKLAELEANFDEEKKKNLSAH; encoded by the coding sequence ATGATTTCAGAAGTATTTATAAAACGACCGGTAACCGCGATGGTTATCTCCATATTGATCACTATCATTGGAGCTATTTCCATCACGACCTTGCCTATCAGTCAATACCCCAATATTGCGCCGCCAACGGTTTCCGTGATGGCAAACTATACGGGTGCTGACGCGCAAACGGTAGAAAAGACAGTTACAACCCCGATTGAGAGCCAAATTAATGGTACTCCAGGGATGATTTATATGAGTTCAAATAGTACTTCAGACGGTGGTTCTCGTATTACGGTCACCTTTGAAGTAGGAACAGATATTGACATTGCAACGCTCGACGTTCAGAACCGCGTGAGTATCGCTGAACCAGTATTACCGGAAGCAGTACGACGCTTAGGGGTAACTACACGTAAAGTCAACACCGACATTTTGATGATGGTTTCTTTGACATCACCGGATGGATCACGTGACGCAAACTTCCTTTCAAACTATGTCAATCTTTACTTAAAAGACGCTTTATTGCGTGTCAAAGGTGTCGGAGACGTACAAGCCTTTGGTCAACCATTCGCTATGCGCGTATGGTTAGACGCTAATAAATTGACTAATTTAGGATTAACACCGTCAGATGTCAGTACAGCAATTGCTGAGCAGAACTCACGTATGGCTGGGGGTAGTGTTGGTGCACGTCCGCAAGAAAATGCACAAGTATTCGAATACCCTATTATCTTAGATTCAGATTTAGAAGAGGTCGAAGATTTTGAAAATATTGTCGTAAAAACAAATACAGACGGTTCGATTGTACTCTTAAAAGATGTCTCTCGTATTGAACTGGGACAATTTAACTATGGTATTACAACGAAAGTGAATGGAGAAACAACATCTGGTATGATGATTTCCCAAACACCAGGAGGTAATGCAGTTGAAACGGCCGACGGTATCTATAAATCATTAGAGGAATTGAAAAAGTCATTCCCTAAAGGTGTAGATTATGTCGTAGCGTACGAGACCGTGTCCGTTGTAAACGCGTCTATCAGTTCCGTTATCCACACGTTGATTGAAGCCCTAATCCTCGTTACGCTCGTTGTATTCTTCTTCTTACAAAGCTGGAGAGCAACGTTAATTCCTTTATTAGCGATTCCTGTTTCCATTATCGGAACGTTTATCTTCTTTACGCTCTTTGGTTTCTCTGTCAACAACTTGACGATGCTTGCCTTCGTACTTGCAATCGGAATCGTTGTGGATGATGCCATTGTCGTCGTGGAGGCCGTACAGCATTATATCGACCATTACAAAATGGATGCAAAGGAAGCAACACGACATGCGATGAAAGATATCACGGCTCCAGTAATTGCCATCGCGCTAATTCTTGCGGCAGTATTTGTACCAGTAGGATTTATTCCAGGAATGGTGGGTCAATTGTACCAACAATTTGCCATAACCATTGCTGTATCTGTTATGCTATCTGCCTTTATCGCACTATCATTAACACCGGCATTATGTTCGATTATGTTGAAACCGACAGCGATCCACAAGGATTCTAAAGGTCTTAATAAGTTTTTCTACAAATTCAATATCTGGTTTGATAAAGTAACGTATCGCTATTCTAAGGGTGTTAAGAAAGTAATAAAAGCCGCTCCTTTGGCAATGATTCTCCTAGTCTGTCTATTTGTCGGCACAGGATTAATGTTTAACAATAAAAAAACGGGCTTTATCCCGGCCGAAGACGCAGGTATATTCTTTATGGGAGTGAACCTTCCAGAAGGCGCGTCAAGTGCGCGTACAGAAGCTGTATTGAAGGAATTATCAGAAGACTTGAGAAAGACCTTCCCTGAGATTCAATATGTGACTGCCATCAATGGTATGAACTTGTTAAATAGGTCTGCAAAACCAAACGGTGCCAGTTTATTCGTTTCCCTCCATCCATGGGAGAAACGTGAAAAAACAGTAAGTGATATCACAGGTGCAATCATGGGCAAATATCGCGGATATACGAAAGCATCGGTAATCGCTGCGACGCCTCCTCCGATTCCAGGATTAGGTTCATCCGGCGGTTTCACCATGGAAATACAGGATAGACAGACTGTCGATATTAAACAATTCGAAGGGATGATTGGCAAGTTCTTAGTAGCTGCAAATCAACGTCCTGAAATTGGCATGGCTTATACCCTATTTAACAGTAATTCGCCGAATTACAAGTTGAATGTAGATCGTGAGATGGCGAAAAGAATGGGTGTTCCTTTAAATACGATTTATAGCACTATTTCTGCCTATATGGGTAGTAGCTATGTAAATGACTTCACGAAATACGGACGTAATTTCCGCGTTGTGACGCAAGCTGATACAAGCTATAGAATGCATATAGAAGATTTAAACAAACTATATGTTAAGAATGTGAAAGGGCAACCTGTACCGCTTACCAACTTAGTTCGTTATGATCTAATTACAAACCCATCGATTGTTAACCACTTTAATATTTTCCGCTCTATTCAACTTTCTGGAGAAGCAGCGCCGGGATATTCATCAGGTGACGCAATCAAAGCCTTGGAAGAAGTGGCTGCGCAAACTTTAACGGACGGCTATTCTTACGAGTTCTCGGGTATTTCTCTTCAAGAGAAACAATCCGGCAGCAAGACCATTCAGATCTTCGCACTCTGTATCCTATTCGTATTCCTACTTTTAGCGTCGCTATACGAGAGTTGGTCAGTACCATTCTCGATTCTGTTATCGGTTCCATTAGGTGTATTTGGAGCGATTCTCGCATTGACCTTATTGCCTAAATTGGATAATAACATCTTCGCGCAGATTGGTTTAGTTACTATTATTGGTTTAGCGGCGAAGAATGCGATCTTAATTGTAGAATTTGCGAAGGAACGTGTAGACATAGGGATGAACTTAGTCGACGCAACATTAGACGCGGTGAAGCTTCGTTTACGCCCTATTATCATGACCTCGCTGGCCTTTATTCTAGGTATTATTCCATTAATGCTATCGACTGGCGCGGGTGCAGTTTCACGTCAAACAATTGGGTGGACTGTATTCGGAGGGATGACTGCAGCAACATTCTTAGCTATATTCTTTGTTCCAGTATTGTTCGTTGTAATTACCCGACTAGCATACGGTAAAAAGAAACTTGCCGAGCTTGAAGCAAATTTCGACGAAGAAAAGAAAAAGAACCTGAGTGCTCACTAG
- the holA gene encoding DNA polymerase III subunit delta, whose product MNTQSILTDIKKKKLSPVYLLHGEEPYFIDLISDAIEHQVLDEAQKGFDQSVVYGKETDFSTLISMAKRYPMMSDYQVIIVKEAQNLKWKDDELLQKYLEHPTPTTVLVFAHKYSKFDKRKKSYKTLDKVGVVVESNKLYEDKVSGWINEQLSAAGRKIHPQAAAMMADYLGTDLSKVANELEKLMLNVSAEQEISAADIERNIGISKDFNVFELNTALSKRNSLKAFQIVNYFAANPKSNPIPVVIGSLGTYFTKILKYHYLPDKTSAAAAKALGVHPFFVKEYEYAARNFNRRKTFDIIHLIKEYDLKSKGMNVGPMTNHGDLMSELIYKILN is encoded by the coding sequence ATGAATACCCAATCCATTTTAACTGACATCAAGAAAAAGAAGCTTAGTCCTGTCTATTTATTGCATGGCGAAGAGCCTTATTTTATCGATCTAATTTCGGATGCTATTGAACACCAAGTGCTGGATGAAGCGCAGAAGGGGTTTGATCAATCTGTTGTGTACGGTAAGGAAACTGATTTCTCGACGCTAATTAGTATGGCGAAGCGCTATCCGATGATGAGCGATTATCAAGTGATTATTGTAAAAGAAGCGCAGAATTTAAAATGGAAAGATGATGAATTATTACAGAAATACTTAGAGCATCCAACTCCAACGACGGTATTGGTTTTTGCGCATAAGTACAGTAAGTTCGATAAGCGGAAAAAGTCCTATAAAACCTTGGACAAGGTTGGCGTCGTGGTCGAATCAAATAAGCTATATGAGGATAAAGTTTCTGGCTGGATAAATGAGCAATTGAGTGCTGCCGGGCGAAAGATACATCCACAAGCCGCAGCAATGATGGCTGATTATCTCGGAACGGATCTTTCCAAAGTGGCCAATGAATTGGAAAAATTGATGCTAAATGTATCCGCAGAACAAGAAATTAGTGCTGCAGATATTGAGCGTAACATCGGTATTAGTAAAGACTTTAATGTGTTCGAATTGAATACCGCATTGTCAAAACGTAATTCGCTTAAAGCCTTTCAAATAGTAAATTATTTCGCTGCAAACCCCAAATCAAATCCTATTCCTGTCGTTATTGGTTCTTTAGGTACTTATTTTACGAAGATTCTTAAATATCATTATTTACCAGATAAGACCTCTGCAGCGGCGGCAAAAGCCTTAGGTGTTCATCCTTTCTTCGTTAAAGAATATGAATACGCTGCGCGGAATTTCAACCGAAGAAAGACATTCGATATTATTCACTTAATTAAAGAATACGATTTGAAATCCAAAGGAATGAATGTAGGACCTATGACAAATCATGGGGATTTGATGAGTGAATTAATTTATAAAATATTAAACTAA
- a CDS encoding type I restriction enzyme HsdR N-terminal domain-containing protein, which produces MDSTSPYASSKYFVFLYMFRPVPLNLPPFPAKIIKKADQYLIFDELRKKHLLLTPEEWVRQHWVHYLHKEKGYPMSLMKIEGGLLLNSLQKRSDLVIYNREGERILLAEFKAPTVKITENTFRQISNYNTIYKIPLLLVSNGLEHHYCSIDFNHEKFTFLTELPTFPHEQ; this is translated from the coding sequence ATGGATTCTACAAGTCCCTATGCATCTAGCAAATATTTCGTATTTTTGTACATGTTTAGGCCAGTCCCTTTAAATTTACCTCCTTTTCCGGCAAAAATTATTAAGAAAGCTGATCAGTATTTGATTTTTGATGAGTTGCGGAAAAAGCATTTATTACTGACACCGGAGGAATGGGTTCGGCAACATTGGGTTCATTATCTTCATAAGGAAAAAGGATACCCGATGTCATTAATGAAGATTGAAGGGGGTTTGTTACTGAATTCACTTCAAAAACGGAGTGATTTGGTGATTTATAATCGGGAAGGCGAACGTATTCTTTTGGCAGAGTTCAAGGCACCAACTGTCAAAATTACCGAAAACACCTTCCGTCAAATCTCAAATTACAATACTATTTATAAAATTCCGTTGCTTTTAGTCAGTAATGGACTTGAGCACCATTATTGTAGTATTGACTTTAATCATGAGAAATTCACATTTCTAACGGAATTACCAACATTCCCTCATGAGCAATAG
- a CDS encoding ATP-dependent Clp protease proteolytic subunit: MDINKDEFRKYAIKHHRIGSQHVDGYISRLQQSIPSNLTPYIIEERSLNVAQMDVFSRLMMDRIIFLGDGINDQVANIVQAQLLFLQSTDAQRDIQIYINSPGGSVYAGLGIYDTMQYIAPDVATICTGIAASMGAVLLVAGAKGKRAALRHSRVMIHQPSGGAQGVASDMEINLREMLKLKEELYTIIAEHSGQSYEWVEKSSDRDYWMRASEAQEFGMIDEVLLPKKETK; this comes from the coding sequence ATGGATATCAATAAAGACGAATTCAGAAAATACGCGATTAAACATCACCGAATTGGAAGTCAACACGTTGATGGATATATTTCTCGCTTACAACAAAGTATTCCATCAAACCTGACACCTTACATTATTGAAGAGCGTTCATTAAACGTTGCTCAGATGGATGTGTTTTCTCGTTTGATGATGGACCGTATCATTTTCTTAGGAGATGGTATTAACGACCAAGTAGCAAACATCGTACAGGCACAGTTATTGTTCTTACAATCTACTGACGCTCAACGTGATATTCAAATCTACATTAACTCTCCAGGGGGTAGCGTTTATGCAGGTTTAGGTATTTACGATACGATGCAATATATCGCGCCAGACGTTGCAACGATTTGTACAGGTATCGCTGCATCCATGGGAGCAGTTTTACTAGTTGCTGGAGCGAAAGGAAAACGTGCGGCATTAAGACACTCACGCGTAATGATTCACCAACCTTCGGGTGGTGCACAAGGGGTTGCTTCCGATATGGAAATCAACCTACGAGAAATGTTGAAATTGAAAGAGGAATTGTACACGATTATTGCTGAGCACTCAGGTCAGTCTTATGAATGGGTTGAAAAATCATCAGATCGTGATTATTGGATGCGTGCTTCAGAGGCCCAAGAATTTGGAATGATCGACGAAGTATTGCTTCCTAAAAAGGAAACAAAATAA
- the clpX gene encoding ATP-dependent Clp protease ATP-binding subunit ClpX yields the protein MSKSNSRDIHCSFCGISKNEAQMLIAGDGAHICDRCVQQAGEILAEELKQRKNKSLQTTLKLIRPKEIKEHLDQYVIGQDDAKKVISVAVYNHYKRLNQRVDNDETEIEKSNLIIVGETGTGKTLLAKTVAKILNVPFCIVDATVLTEAGYVGEDVESILTRLLQAADYDVAAAERGIIYIDEIDKIARKSDNPSITRDVSGEGVQQALLKILEGTNVNVPPQGGRKHPDQKMITVNTNNILFICGGAFDGIQKKIANRLRTQTVGYKMNDEEQEIDLNNLYKYITPQDLKNFGLIPELIGRLPVLTHLDPLDKETLLNILTEPKNALVKQYKKLFEYEGVNLKFDSAVYEFIVDKAWEFKLGARGLRSICEAIMLDAMFDIPTSKEHSNEKDLQITLDYAKNKFAKTDFKKLQVA from the coding sequence ATGAGTAAATCGAACAGTAGAGACATCCATTGCTCTTTTTGTGGCATCAGTAAGAATGAAGCCCAAATGCTTATTGCAGGCGATGGTGCCCACATCTGCGACAGATGTGTTCAACAAGCTGGAGAGATTTTGGCGGAAGAATTAAAGCAACGAAAAAACAAGTCTTTACAGACTACGTTGAAGCTTATTCGTCCAAAAGAAATCAAAGAACACTTGGATCAATATGTTATTGGTCAGGATGACGCAAAGAAAGTTATTTCTGTGGCGGTTTACAATCACTACAAGCGTTTAAATCAACGTGTCGATAATGATGAAACGGAAATTGAGAAATCAAACTTAATCATTGTTGGAGAGACAGGTACCGGAAAGACATTGTTAGCTAAAACGGTAGCAAAGATTTTAAATGTTCCGTTCTGTATTGTAGATGCTACTGTACTTACTGAAGCAGGTTATGTGGGCGAGGATGTGGAGAGTATTTTGACACGATTGTTGCAAGCAGCAGATTATGATGTTGCAGCGGCAGAGCGCGGCATTATCTATATTGATGAGATTGATAAAATTGCTAGAAAAAGCGATAACCCATCAATAACAAGAGATGTATCTGGCGAAGGCGTACAACAGGCGTTGTTGAAGATTTTAGAAGGCACGAATGTGAATGTTCCGCCACAAGGGGGAAGAAAACACCCAGATCAGAAAATGATTACTGTAAATACGAATAACATTCTATTTATTTGTGGTGGTGCATTTGACGGTATTCAGAAGAAAATAGCTAATCGTTTGCGCACGCAAACTGTTGGTTACAAGATGAACGATGAGGAACAGGAAATTGATTTAAATAATCTATACAAGTATATTACGCCTCAGGATTTGAAAAACTTTGGTTTAATTCCTGAATTAATAGGTCGTCTACCGGTATTGACTCATTTAGATCCATTGGATAAAGAGACTTTATTGAATATCTTAACCGAGCCTAAGAATGCTTTGGTTAAACAATACAAAAAGCTTTTCGAATATGAAGGTGTAAACTTGAAGTTCGATTCTGCGGTATATGAATTTATCGTGGATAAGGCATGGGAATTTAAATTAGGTGCTCGTGGTCTTCGAAGCATTTGTGAAGCTATTATGCTAGACGCAATGTTCGATATACCGACCAGTAAAGAGCATAGCAATGAGAAGGACTTGCAAATCACGCTCGATTATGCGAAGAACAAATTCGCAAAGACGGATTTCAAGAAGCTCCAAGTTGCCTAA
- a CDS encoding AMP nucleosidase: protein MTKKIVKEVDSPVKAGLKTKEDIVNNWLPRYTGRPLAEFGQYIILTNFSNYIKLFSQMHSDAPIMGEDKPMQSCTAEGITIINFGMGSPMAATIMDLLSAIAPKAVLFLGKTGGLKKKIAVGELILPIAAIRGEGTSNDYFPSEVPSLPAFALQKAISTTIRDHARDYWTGTVYTTNRRVWEHDKNFKKYLKTIRAMAVDMETATIFSVGFANKIPTGALLLVSDQPMVPEGVKTEISDVSVTKSYVEQHLKIGIDALKQLINNGLTVKHLKF from the coding sequence ATGACAAAAAAGATTGTAAAAGAAGTTGATTCGCCGGTTAAAGCTGGCTTAAAAACAAAGGAAGATATCGTTAATAATTGGCTTCCACGATACACAGGTCGCCCATTAGCGGAATTTGGTCAATATATAATTTTAACAAACTTCTCGAACTATATTAAGTTGTTTTCACAGATGCATAGCGATGCTCCAATTATGGGTGAAGACAAGCCAATGCAAAGTTGTACAGCAGAAGGAATTACCATAATTAACTTTGGTATGGGTAGTCCAATGGCGGCAACGATTATGGACTTACTATCTGCTATTGCGCCAAAGGCTGTATTATTTTTAGGAAAAACTGGCGGTTTAAAAAAGAAAATTGCCGTAGGAGAATTGATTTTACCGATAGCGGCAATTCGTGGTGAGGGTACTTCTAACGATTACTTTCCATCCGAAGTTCCATCTTTACCTGCGTTTGCTCTGCAAAAGGCGATCTCTACAACAATTCGTGATCACGCTAGAGATTACTGGACTGGTACTGTGTATACAACGAATAGACGTGTTTGGGAACATGATAAAAACTTTAAAAAATACTTGAAGACAATCCGTGCGATGGCTGTTGATATGGAAACTGCAACAATTTTCAGCGTTGGCTTTGCAAATAAGATCCCTACAGGTGCATTATTACTCGTATCCGACCAACCTATGGTTCCAGAAGGCGTAAAGACAGAGATTTCGGATGTGTCAGTTACAAAATCTTACGTAGAGCAACATTTAAAAATCGGTATTGATGCTTTAAAACAACTCATCAATAACGGCTTAACAGTGAAACATTTGAAGTTCTAA
- a CDS encoding pyridoxal-phosphate dependent enzyme, which yields MWYNNILETIGNTPLVKLNIVTKPLKGTILAKIETTNPGNSIKDRMALKMIEDAEQAGLLKPGGTIIEGTSGNTGMGLAMAAVVKGYHCIFTTTDKQSKEKIDALRAFGAEVIVCPTNVDPEDPRSYYSVSSRLEKEVPNAWKANQYDNLSNTQAHYEQTGPEIWEQTEGKITHLVVGVGTGGTISGTAKYLKEMNPNIKVWGIDTYGSIFKKYKETGIFDKSEIYPYITEGIGEDFLPENVNFDVIDLFEKVTDKDAALMTRDLARKEGIFAGNSAGAAVAGLLQLGNELKDDDVVVVIFHDHGSRYMGKMYNEDWLRERGFLKDEKLTAKSILKRRANQDIVTVDVKQSVLETFNIMKSLNISQIPLTQQGMVVGKVTEADILNALLDNPSLKSAEVESIASKPFPFVDLNMSIDKISTLIDKDTQAVLVEDEFGRINIITQYDIISAISEI from the coding sequence ATGTGGTACAACAACATCTTAGAAACCATTGGGAATACCCCCTTGGTTAAACTGAATATAGTTACCAAACCCTTAAAAGGAACCATACTAGCGAAAATTGAGACGACCAACCCCGGCAACTCGATTAAAGATAGAATGGCGTTAAAAATGATTGAGGATGCCGAACAGGCAGGCTTATTAAAACCCGGAGGTACCATTATCGAAGGTACTTCGGGTAATACAGGTATGGGATTAGCAATGGCAGCGGTTGTAAAAGGCTATCATTGTATTTTCACAACAACCGATAAACAGTCTAAGGAGAAGATTGATGCCCTCCGCGCCTTCGGTGCGGAAGTTATCGTCTGTCCTACGAACGTAGATCCTGAGGATCCCCGCTCCTATTATTCGGTTTCTAGCCGTTTAGAAAAAGAAGTCCCAAACGCTTGGAAAGCAAACCAGTACGATAATTTATCGAATACACAGGCTCACTATGAACAAACTGGGCCAGAAATCTGGGAACAGACAGAAGGCAAGATAACACATCTTGTTGTCGGTGTTGGAACCGGCGGTACGATTTCGGGTACTGCGAAGTATTTGAAAGAAATGAATCCGAACATCAAAGTGTGGGGAATCGACACTTATGGATCTATTTTTAAGAAATATAAAGAGACGGGCATATTCGACAAAAGTGAGATTTACCCCTATATTACTGAAGGGATTGGCGAGGATTTCTTGCCCGAGAATGTAAACTTTGATGTTATCGACCTATTCGAAAAGGTGACAGACAAAGATGCAGCCCTGATGACAAGAGATTTGGCACGTAAGGAAGGTATTTTTGCAGGCAACTCGGCAGGTGCTGCTGTTGCCGGCCTACTTCAACTAGGGAATGAGCTCAAAGATGATGATGTCGTAGTTGTTATTTTCCATGATCATGGTTCACGCTATATGGGCAAAATGTACAATGAGGATTGGCTTCGTGAGCGCGGCTTCCTTAAGGATGAGAAATTAACGGCGAAGTCAATTTTAAAGCGCAGAGCTAACCAAGATATCGTAACAGTTGACGTAAAGCAATCGGTTTTGGAAACGTTTAATATTATGAAGTCCTTAAACATTTCACAAATTCCATTAACACAGCAAGGTATGGTAGTTGGAAAAGTAACCGAAGCCGATATCTTAAATGCTCTACTGGATAATCCATCTTTAAAGTCCGCCGAAGTCGAAAGCATCGCATCAAAACCTTTCCCTTTTGTCGATTTAAATATGTCGATCGATAAGATCTCTACACTAATTGATAAAGATACCCAAGCAGTGTTAGTGGAAGATGAATTTGGAAGAATAAATATTATAACACAATATGATATAATAAGCGCTATTTCAGAGATATAG
- a CDS encoding FkbM family methyltransferase produces the protein MERNSTLKRIEYWIKARIGKISFIDIEEKRDKQWYGNGYGGFYVDPSLVPENAIVYSFGIGEDISFDRAIIEKHQAQVFGFDPTPKSINWINKQELPSNFHFHPFGIGEKTGTVTFHLPKNQDHVSGSVYGHKLVDERNAVDVLLKEFKEIVQENGHTAIDVLKMDIEGSEYAVMEGILSSGIPIKQILVETHERFFEDGKMKGDLLFKQLYQKGYRIFAISDTYQEISLVKSK, from the coding sequence ATGGAAAGAAATAGTACTTTAAAAAGAATAGAATATTGGATTAAAGCTAGAATAGGAAAAATTTCCTTTATAGATATAGAAGAAAAACGAGATAAACAATGGTATGGTAATGGCTATGGCGGTTTCTATGTGGACCCAAGCCTAGTTCCAGAAAATGCCATTGTTTATTCTTTTGGTATCGGAGAGGATATTTCCTTCGATCGCGCTATTATCGAAAAACATCAAGCCCAAGTTTTCGGTTTCGACCCCACTCCAAAGTCGATCAACTGGATTAACAAACAAGAGCTACCTAGCAATTTTCATTTTCACCCCTTTGGAATTGGCGAGAAAACGGGTACGGTGACTTTTCATTTGCCTAAGAATCAAGATCATGTTTCCGGTTCCGTTTATGGACACAAACTCGTTGACGAACGTAATGCTGTAGACGTACTTTTAAAGGAGTTTAAAGAGATTGTGCAAGAAAATGGGCACACGGCTATCGATGTTCTTAAAATGGATATAGAAGGCTCCGAATACGCTGTGATGGAAGGTATACTTAGTAGTGGTATTCCCATCAAGCAAATCTTGGTAGAAACCCACGAGCGTTTCTTCGAGGATGGAAAGATGAAAGGAGATTTATTATTCAAGCAGCTTTATCAGAAAGGCTATCGAATCTTTGCTATATCCGATACTTATCAAGAGATATCATTGGTAAAATCTAAATAA
- a CDS encoding transposase, which produces MALGIVSEIGTDMAQFATHQNLSSWAGVCPGNNESAGKKYSSKITRGNKYLKTTLVEAAWVASRSKANPLLAVKHHQIAARRGQKKATIAIAHKILIAAYHVLRDNEAYQLHPQDKKILENRRLKRIDRLQKQLSTLKNTSYK; this is translated from the coding sequence GTGGCACTGGGAATCGTTTCAGAAATCGGTACGGACATGGCTCAATTTGCAACACATCAGAACCTTTCTTCATGGGCTGGGGTTTGCCCAGGCAACAATGAGAGTGCAGGAAAGAAGTACTCCTCGAAAATAACACGTGGAAACAAGTATCTCAAGACGACGCTCGTGGAGGCAGCATGGGTGGCCTCTAGATCCAAGGCAAATCCATTACTTGCGGTCAAGCACCATCAAATCGCTGCACGAAGAGGTCAGAAGAAGGCTACAATAGCCATCGCACATAAGATCTTGATTGCAGCATACCATGTCCTGAGGGACAATGAAGCCTATCAATTGCATCCACAGGATAAGAAAATACTTGAAAATAGACGACTTAAAAGAATTGACAGATTACAGAAACAATTGAGTACCCTTAAAAACACGTCTTACAAATAA
- a CDS encoding FtsB family cell division protein, with protein sequence MERVINTIRNKYLIAGVAFVVWMCFFDRYDFATQFSFQKEKTKLEVEKAYYTTEIENIENSIKDVQYNPSEIQRIAREKYKMKKDHEDVYIVTEVEPTDK encoded by the coding sequence ATGGAACGTGTAATCAATACCATTCGTAATAAGTATCTAATCGCAGGCGTAGCCTTTGTGGTATGGATGTGTTTTTTTGATCGATATGATTTCGCAACACAGTTTAGCTTCCAAAAGGAAAAAACTAAGCTAGAAGTAGAAAAAGCTTATTATACGACGGAAATCGAAAATATCGAAAATTCCATTAAGGATGTGCAATACAACCCTAGTGAAATTCAACGAATTGCTCGAGAGAAGTATAAAATGAAAAAAGACCATGAAGACGTCTACATCGTTACTGAAGTAGAACCTACAGATAAATAA